A genomic window from Variovorax paradoxus includes:
- a CDS encoding putative Ig domain-containing protein — MYTWMQLGAREMTALYLYGQTTPPQNLASAAVIRPAGPITIDMDAVSFMAGGPGRFANASSIQVVKAFMDGGLFQANGQRQTFTLASAVALAGAKSANVDIRQSSYEDGINDHAFRTYVYQSSGFTLAQGATFVIEADGTRHIEDLAILPFNDDFDFESDSTSSKIGNAYLEPRIDPTGLGRKVIISFDPASKSAVPRVNYTAADFAADQQREIQTYHPATGLAHAAAEMPGLVEDLWTQGVTRLLDSQGRVIYHGTVGGDNLGPSKFPSGLYAPLRTALNEKGIALFGGAGDDQLTGGSKNDYLAGGANDDRLSGGIGSDTYVFQPGDGKDVVVDSDGLGEIVVGGAALVGGGAAEYKLVGNKQVWTVGSGATQVIYTLDPGGRTLVITGALLGAGSQITVNNFDSSRAVGYLGIRLSTTSKVVLQQDMGPNPFADSAFDPATASGTVNISEGNGKTFVFYLNRPAKAGETLTLALSDLADKFQVILGDSTVPANGAVITLVPGQDRVLVSLIQVGDVDEDGSAQLSATFQDAEGSVSSNAWEIALHDAGEAARTYNGDQRALIRGVEIDFEIQPGDPRYNTYKWVSANWGTDGTLNGGTAEADFNDVIDGSSGVDKINGLGGNDALDGLAGNDEINGGEGSDLIGGGSGSDVIHGGAGNDHIFGATGLNVFQRVSPDDQWVPPSGTTLVIQGSNWGVYNNGTSNTVVGGGSLTMDSDGDAMFGDAGDDSVNGGLGGDYLDGGDGDDQLWGHGGNDIIVGGAGADFLMGDGIKDLGFYETLDGALHGNDFLDGGEGDDTLKGGGADDTLYGGVGADLLWGDDTSEDKLEGNFHGEDYLDGEDGDDQLVGGGRDDTLYGGAGNDNIWGDDDSEANLTGTFHGNDYLDGEEGDDQLIGGGKDDTLFGGDGADFLLGDDSESQLAGSFHGADWLDGEAGNDRLIGGGGDDTLYGGADDDVLVGDDQDESSLAAEFHGNDQLDGGEGKDQLLGGGGDDALYGGAGNDILWGDNEEQKLAGISHGNDYLDGGEGDDILVGGGRDDTLIGGDGADELQGDAGAAYLAGQFHGNDSLDGGAGNDRLFGMGGDDVLFGGEGDDYLSGDGNLVDVALEFNGNDTLYGGDGDDTLMAGDGDNYLSGDDGNDTLWGGSGDDVLLGGAGNDFIRSGAGNDTMNGGAGSDFYYVALGSGTKHIEDEDDDSWNVLVLEGGFNLGAVRLSLGSLVIGDASGSTQIHLDGVDYDDLAGTSPIDEVQFSDGSRMTIAQLIEAVPIDIPVTEGADFVQGTSGREVIHALAGDDMVDGRAGNDVLDLGAGNDIAYGGDGNDTVMGGQGDDLIFGDAGGDELDGGDGDDRISGGLGDDNIMGALGADVLVGGEGNDAMAGGDGNDVIEGDAGADTLQGGLGADTLAGGDDNDILLGGDDNDQLAGDAGNDQLDGGVGNDVLVGGVGNDLLDGNLGTDEMFGGAGDDEYRVDDVGDTVSEAQGEGRDVVFTGIDYVLGENVEDLRILQGSQATHATGNAADNAIVGNNVLGSTLLGMAGNDIIDGGAGNDLLDGGEGIDVLMGFTGDDEYRVDNVADQVNEAFASGIDSVFATVSYALWSNVENLTLVGPNALDGTGNALANIITGNDLDNSLRGEDGDDSLIGGAGNDTLDGGAGVDVLDGGDGDDVYMVDNEQDLIVEAAGGGTDTVVSAISYVLGADLENLTLIGQDARNGTGNAGDNIIVGNEYENRLVGGGGEDRLEGGLNNDTYVVDSAGDVVIEFEDEGFDTVEIGRSFSVSEIANIENVTLTGTLDINATGDDGDNVLIGNAGDNVLDGGLGDDIMEGGAGNDTYIVDENDNWVTEHQDEGIDTIVRNYDTTYVLDDNVENLILSGAVYRGNGNNLDNVITGNDADNNLLGLGGNDTLIGGGGDDALFGSEGQDTLIGGTGDDYYEIDDAGDIIIENAGEGDDFVRSSVSWTLGANVERLALDGADDLYATGNGLANGLWGNDGNNLLTGGQGNDFLSGGAGDDVYVFNAGDGQDTIDNTDALDALDTLRFGAGIGENDVLAFQSGSHIFFKIKGTSDQIAFLDYYGANTQSGGVTQDHKIDHIEFANGTVWDQTMIQTVVDRANNNHAPTVNSFLPTLKASEGTVFSYVVPVNTITDPDVWDSVIYSATMSNGDPLPSWLSFDAQTRTFSGTPTSANVGSLQFVLWGTDNYGSGTGIYVNLNVTPPNQSPVVATPLADQSVAEGTAINYTVPSGSFTDPDAGDSLSYVATLADGTALPSWLSFNASTRKFTGTVPIGALDALSVRVTATDQGGLAVQDVFNIAVTVQNLTLNGTTSAETLTGRSGNDTIDGKAGNDTLIGNAGNDRLIGGTGNDTMSGGTGDDTYVVDSATDIVNENAGEGTDTVESSVTFTLGANVERLTLTGTTAINGTGNALDNVLTGNSAANTLTGNAGNDVLDGLGAADTMKGGTGDDTYYVDNASDVVTELAGEGSDTVISTLTHTLATNVENLRLNATGAINGTGNTLDNILYAGAGNNTLNGQGGLDTASYLYAGSAVTVSLAVTSAQATGGSGSDTLQNIENLTGSGFNDTLTGSAVANVLDGGAGNDTLTGGAGNDTYRMGRGQGSDSIVENDATASNADVALFGADIATDQLWFRQVGNNLEVSVIGSSDQFTLNNWYLGSQYHVEQFRTSDGRVLSDSNVQNLVQAMASFSPPAAGQTTLPPNYQSSLNSVIAVNWQ; from the coding sequence ATGTACACGTGGATGCAATTGGGCGCTCGGGAGATGACGGCCCTTTATCTTTACGGACAGACAACGCCGCCTCAGAATCTTGCCAGTGCGGCGGTGATCCGTCCTGCCGGGCCAATCACCATCGACATGGACGCGGTGTCTTTCATGGCTGGCGGGCCTGGCCGTTTTGCCAATGCCTCTTCTATTCAGGTCGTCAAGGCGTTCATGGACGGAGGCCTCTTCCAGGCTAACGGCCAGAGACAGACATTCACGCTGGCCAGTGCGGTTGCGCTGGCCGGAGCCAAGAGTGCAAACGTCGATATCCGCCAGTCTAGCTACGAAGACGGGATCAATGACCACGCATTCCGGACCTACGTCTATCAGTCATCCGGCTTTACGCTGGCGCAGGGCGCCACATTCGTCATCGAAGCGGACGGCACGCGTCACATTGAAGACCTGGCCATCCTTCCGTTCAATGACGATTTTGATTTCGAATCGGACTCGACGTCCTCGAAAATCGGCAACGCCTACCTTGAGCCGCGCATCGATCCGACAGGTCTGGGGCGCAAGGTCATCATCAGTTTCGATCCGGCGAGTAAATCGGCCGTGCCGCGCGTCAACTACACCGCCGCCGACTTTGCAGCTGACCAACAGCGCGAAATTCAGACCTATCACCCGGCTACCGGTCTGGCTCATGCGGCTGCCGAGATGCCGGGTCTCGTGGAAGACCTCTGGACCCAAGGCGTCACGCGACTGCTCGATTCCCAAGGCAGGGTGATCTATCATGGCACTGTCGGTGGGGATAACCTAGGCCCTTCCAAATTCCCCTCCGGGCTGTACGCACCATTGCGCACGGCGCTTAACGAAAAAGGCATTGCGCTGTTCGGCGGAGCAGGTGATGACCAATTGACTGGTGGGTCGAAGAATGACTACCTTGCGGGCGGTGCCAATGACGACCGGTTGAGCGGCGGGATTGGCAGCGACACCTACGTTTTTCAGCCAGGCGACGGGAAGGATGTCGTCGTAGACAGCGACGGTCTCGGCGAGATCGTGGTGGGCGGCGCGGCGCTTGTTGGCGGTGGGGCCGCGGAATACAAGCTCGTCGGCAATAAGCAGGTATGGACCGTCGGCAGCGGCGCGACGCAGGTCATCTACACGCTGGATCCCGGCGGCAGGACACTGGTGATTACCGGGGCGCTGCTTGGAGCGGGCAGCCAGATCACCGTGAACAATTTCGATTCATCGCGTGCTGTCGGCTACCTCGGTATCCGGCTGAGCACGACATCGAAGGTGGTGTTGCAGCAAGACATGGGGCCGAATCCGTTCGCTGACAGCGCTTTCGATCCCGCCACGGCCAGCGGCACGGTCAACATCAGCGAAGGCAACGGCAAGACCTTCGTTTTCTACCTCAACCGCCCGGCAAAGGCTGGCGAAACCCTGACGCTCGCCTTGTCCGATCTGGCCGACAAGTTCCAGGTCATCCTTGGCGACAGCACCGTGCCCGCCAACGGTGCCGTCATTACGCTGGTGCCCGGACAGGATCGCGTCCTCGTGTCGCTGATCCAAGTGGGTGACGTGGATGAAGACGGTAGTGCCCAACTCAGCGCGACATTCCAGGATGCGGAGGGCAGCGTCAGTTCCAACGCATGGGAGATCGCTCTGCACGATGCGGGAGAGGCCGCGCGCACCTACAACGGCGACCAGCGCGCGCTCATTCGCGGGGTCGAGATCGACTTCGAGATCCAACCCGGAGATCCGCGCTACAACACCTACAAGTGGGTCTCCGCGAACTGGGGCACGGATGGCACCCTCAATGGAGGGACCGCCGAGGCCGACTTCAACGACGTCATTGATGGCAGCAGTGGGGTTGACAAAATCAACGGCCTGGGTGGCAACGACGCACTCGACGGCTTGGCAGGCAATGACGAGATCAACGGCGGGGAAGGCTCAGACCTGATCGGCGGCGGCAGCGGCAGCGACGTCATTCACGGCGGCGCCGGCAACGATCACATCTTCGGCGCGACCGGTCTCAATGTGTTCCAGCGCGTGAGCCCCGACGACCAATGGGTGCCGCCTTCCGGCACAACGCTGGTCATACAGGGCAGCAATTGGGGCGTCTATAACAACGGTACCAGCAACACGGTGGTGGGCGGAGGCTCGCTCACCATGGATTCGGACGGCGATGCCATGTTCGGCGATGCCGGCGACGACAGCGTGAACGGCGGGCTAGGCGGCGACTACCTGGACGGTGGCGACGGCGACGACCAACTGTGGGGACACGGTGGCAACGACATCATCGTGGGCGGAGCGGGGGCCGACTTCCTGATGGGAGACGGCATCAAGGACCTCGGTTTCTACGAGACGCTCGACGGCGCGCTGCATGGCAACGACTTCCTCGACGGCGGAGAGGGCGACGACACCCTCAAGGGCGGTGGTGCCGACGACACCCTCTACGGCGGCGTCGGCGCCGACCTTCTGTGGGGGGACGATACCTCCGAGGACAAGCTGGAAGGCAATTTTCACGGCGAGGACTACCTCGATGGCGAAGACGGCGACGATCAGCTCGTTGGTGGCGGGCGCGACGACACGCTCTACGGCGGCGCGGGCAATGACAACATCTGGGGCGACGACGACAGCGAGGCCAATCTCACCGGCACCTTCCACGGCAACGACTATCTCGACGGGGAAGAAGGCGACGACCAGCTCATCGGCGGGGGCAAGGACGATACGCTTTTCGGTGGCGACGGTGCGGACTTCTTGCTGGGCGACGACAGCGAATCGCAACTGGCCGGCAGTTTCCACGGCGCCGATTGGCTCGATGGCGAAGCCGGCAATGACCGTCTGATCGGCGGTGGCGGTGATGACACGCTGTACGGCGGCGCGGACGACGACGTGCTGGTCGGCGACGATCAGGACGAGAGCAGTCTTGCCGCCGAATTCCATGGCAACGACCAACTCGATGGCGGCGAAGGCAAGGACCAGTTGTTGGGCGGAGGCGGAGACGACGCGTTGTACGGTGGTGCCGGCAACGACATCCTGTGGGGCGACAACGAGGAGCAGAAGCTGGCGGGTATCTCCCATGGCAACGACTATCTGGATGGCGGAGAGGGAGACGACATCCTTGTAGGCGGAGGCAGAGACGACACGCTGATCGGCGGCGACGGTGCGGATGAGTTGCAAGGCGACGCAGGCGCCGCCTACTTGGCCGGCCAATTTCATGGCAACGACTCTCTCGATGGTGGTGCGGGCAATGATCGGTTGTTCGGCATGGGCGGCGATGACGTACTTTTCGGCGGAGAAGGCGACGACTATCTGAGCGGCGACGGCAATCTCGTGGATGTGGCGCTCGAATTCAACGGCAACGACACGCTCTACGGTGGCGATGGCGACGACACTTTGATGGCCGGCGACGGCGACAACTACCTCTCTGGCGATGACGGCAATGACACGCTCTGGGGAGGCAGCGGAGACGACGTGCTGCTCGGCGGTGCAGGCAATGATTTCATCCGCTCCGGTGCAGGAAACGACACGATGAACGGTGGCGCCGGCAGCGACTTCTATTACGTGGCGTTGGGCAGTGGCACAAAGCATATCGAGGACGAGGACGACGATAGCTGGAACGTCTTGGTACTCGAGGGCGGCTTCAATCTTGGCGCGGTGCGACTTTCGCTGGGGTCGCTGGTGATCGGCGACGCCTCCGGCAGCACGCAAATTCACCTGGACGGAGTGGACTACGACGATCTGGCTGGCACGTCGCCCATCGACGAAGTGCAATTTTCCGATGGCAGCAGGATGACCATTGCGCAGTTGATCGAGGCGGTGCCAATCGATATCCCTGTCACCGAGGGAGCCGACTTCGTTCAGGGAACCTCCGGCAGGGAAGTCATCCACGCACTGGCTGGCGACGATATGGTAGACGGGCGGGCCGGCAACGACGTGCTCGATCTTGGCGCGGGCAACGACATCGCCTACGGCGGCGATGGCAACGACACTGTAATGGGCGGACAGGGCGATGACCTCATCTTCGGCGATGCGGGGGGTGACGAACTCGACGGTGGCGATGGCGATGACCGGATTTCCGGTGGCTTGGGCGACGACAACATCATGGGCGCTCTCGGGGCCGATGTGCTGGTTGGCGGGGAGGGCAACGATGCGATGGCAGGGGGCGACGGAAACGACGTCATCGAAGGAGATGCGGGCGCAGATACCCTGCAAGGCGGGCTCGGCGCCGACACGCTCGCAGGCGGCGACGACAACGATATTCTCCTTGGGGGTGACGACAACGATCAGTTGGCGGGCGACGCGGGTAACGACCAACTAGATGGCGGTGTCGGCAACGACGTCCTCGTCGGTGGCGTGGGCAACGACCTCCTTGACGGCAACCTCGGAACAGACGAGATGTTCGGCGGGGCGGGCGACGATGAATACCGCGTCGATGACGTAGGCGACACCGTCAGCGAAGCACAGGGCGAGGGCCGCGATGTTGTCTTCACCGGCATCGACTATGTGCTGGGCGAGAACGTCGAAGATCTGCGCATCCTGCAAGGCTCCCAGGCCACGCACGCCACCGGCAATGCTGCGGACAACGCCATCGTGGGCAATAACGTCCTTGGCAGCACTCTGCTCGGTATGGCAGGCAACGACATCATTGACGGTGGCGCTGGCAACGATCTGCTGGATGGGGGCGAAGGCATCGATGTGCTGATGGGCTTTACCGGCGACGATGAATACCGCGTGGACAACGTTGCCGATCAGGTCAACGAGGCGTTCGCGAGCGGGATCGACTCCGTGTTCGCCACCGTGAGCTATGCGCTATGGAGCAACGTCGAGAACCTCACGCTCGTAGGGCCCAATGCCCTGGACGGCACCGGCAACGCGCTGGCCAACATCATCACTGGCAACGACTTGGATAATTCGCTCCGGGGTGAAGATGGAGACGACAGCCTCATCGGCGGTGCAGGCAACGACACCCTCGACGGAGGTGCGGGAGTTGACGTACTGGACGGCGGTGACGGCGATGACGTGTACATGGTCGACAACGAGCAGGACCTCATCGTGGAGGCTGCCGGCGGCGGAACCGACACGGTGGTGAGCGCGATCAGCTACGTGCTGGGCGCGGACCTGGAGAACCTCACATTGATTGGCCAGGATGCGCGTAACGGCACCGGAAATGCCGGTGACAACATCATCGTGGGCAATGAATACGAAAACCGCCTGGTCGGGGGTGGGGGCGAAGACCGGCTCGAAGGCGGCCTGAACAACGACACCTACGTGGTCGACAGCGCAGGCGATGTGGTGATTGAGTTCGAGGACGAAGGCTTCGACACGGTGGAGATCGGGCGAAGCTTCTCCGTCTCGGAGATCGCGAACATCGAGAACGTGACCCTGACTGGCACCCTCGACATCAATGCTACCGGCGACGATGGCGACAACGTGCTGATCGGCAATGCCGGCGACAACGTGCTCGATGGCGGCCTCGGCGACGACATCATGGAAGGCGGCGCGGGCAACGACACCTACATCGTCGATGAAAACGACAACTGGGTGACGGAACACCAGGACGAAGGCATCGACACGATCGTCCGCAACTACGACACTACCTACGTCCTCGACGACAACGTCGAGAACCTGATCTTGAGTGGCGCCGTCTACCGCGGCAACGGCAATAACCTCGACAACGTCATCACCGGCAACGATGCGGACAACAACCTGCTGGGGTTGGGCGGCAACGACACACTGATTGGCGGCGGCGGAGACGATGCACTGTTCGGCTCCGAAGGCCAGGACACGCTGATCGGCGGCACTGGTGACGACTATTACGAGATCGATGATGCCGGCGACATCATTATCGAGAACGCCGGCGAAGGCGACGACTTTGTGCGCTCCTCTGTCAGTTGGACCCTGGGGGCCAACGTCGAGCGGCTTGCGCTGGACGGCGCGGACGATCTCTACGCCACAGGCAATGGCCTGGCCAACGGCCTCTGGGGCAATGACGGCAACAACTTGCTCACGGGCGGTCAGGGCAACGACTTCCTCTCGGGCGGTGCTGGCGACGATGTTTATGTGTTCAACGCGGGCGACGGCCAGGACACCATCGACAACACCGACGCACTGGACGCGCTCGACACGCTGCGCTTTGGCGCCGGCATCGGCGAGAACGACGTACTGGCCTTCCAGTCAGGCAGTCACATCTTCTTCAAGATCAAGGGCACTTCCGACCAGATCGCGTTCCTCGACTACTACGGCGCCAACACCCAGAGCGGCGGTGTGACGCAGGACCACAAGATCGATCACATCGAGTTTGCCAACGGCACGGTGTGGGACCAGACCATGATCCAGACGGTGGTGGACCGGGCCAACAACAACCACGCGCCGACGGTCAACAGCTTCCTGCCGACGTTGAAGGCCAGCGAGGGCACTGTCTTCAGCTACGTGGTGCCGGTCAACACCATCACCGACCCCGATGTGTGGGATTCGGTCATCTACAGCGCCACGATGTCCAACGGCGATCCGCTGCCGTCTTGGCTGTCCTTCGATGCGCAGACGCGAACCTTCTCGGGCACGCCGACATCGGCCAACGTTGGCAGCCTGCAATTCGTGCTCTGGGGCACCGACAACTACGGTTCGGGCACCGGCATTTATGTCAATCTGAATGTCACGCCACCCAACCAGAGCCCTGTCGTCGCCACACCGCTGGCCGACCAGAGCGTGGCCGAAGGCACTGCGATCAACTACACCGTTCCGTCGGGTTCCTTTACCGACCCGGACGCGGGTGACAGCCTCAGCTATGTGGCCACACTCGCGGATGGCACGGCATTGCCGTCATGGCTCAGTTTCAATGCCAGCACACGCAAGTTCACTGGCACGGTCCCTATCGGCGCGCTGGATGCCCTGAGCGTGCGGGTGACTGCGACCGACCAGGGCGGCCTTGCCGTCCAGGACGTATTCAACATCGCAGTGACGGTGCAGAACCTCACGCTCAACGGAACCACGTCGGCCGAGACTCTGACCGGCCGCTCGGGTAACGACACCATTGACGGCAAGGCAGGCAACGACACGCTGATCGGCAACGCGGGCAACGACCGGCTGATCGGCGGGACCGGCAATGACACGATGAGCGGCGGCACGGGAGACGACACCTACGTTGTGGACTCCGCCACTGACATCGTCAACGAGAACGCTGGCGAAGGCACCGACACCGTCGAGTCCAGTGTGACTTTCACATTGGGCGCCAACGTCGAGAGGCTGACGCTGACGGGCACGACGGCGATCAACGGCACAGGCAATGCGCTGGACAACGTGCTGACCGGCAACAGCGCGGCCAACACCTTGACAGGCAACGCTGGCAACGACGTGCTCGACGGGTTGGGTGCCGCAGACACGATGAAGGGCGGTACGGGTGATGACACCTACTACGTGGACAACGCATCGGACGTGGTGACCGAGTTGGCAGGCGAGGGCAGCGACACGGTGATCTCGACCCTCACGCACACGCTGGCCACCAACGTCGAGAACCTGCGCCTAAACGCCACGGGTGCCATCAACGGCACCGGCAACACGCTCGACAACATCCTGTATGCCGGCGCTGGCAACAACACGCTCAATGGACAGGGCGGCTTGGACACCGCTTCGTATCTCTACGCCGGCTCGGCCGTGACGGTGAGCTTGGCCGTCACCAGCGCGCAGGCCACGGGCGGTTCGGGCAGCGACACCTTGCAGAACATCGAGAACCTCACGGGCAGCGGCTTCAACGACACCCTCACGGGCAGCGCGGTTGCCAATGTGCTCGATGGCGGCGCGGGCAACGACACACTGACGGGCGGTGCCGGCAACGACACCTACCGCATGGGTCGAGGTCAGGGCAGTGACTCCATCGTGGAGAACGACGCCACAGCGAGTAACGCCGACGTGGCGCTGTTTGGTGCCGACATCGCGACTGACCAGTTGTGGTTCAGGCAGGTTGGCAACAACCTCGAGGTGAGCGTGATTGGGTCTTCCGACCAGTTCACCTTGAACAACTGGTACCTGGGTAGCCAGTACCACGTGGAGCAGTTCAGGACCAGCGATGGCCGTGTGCTGAGCGACAGCAACGTGCAGAACCTGGTGCAGGCGATGGCGAGCTTTTCTCCGCCGGCTGCGGGGCAGACCACGCTACCGCCGAACTACCAGAGCAGCCTGAACTCGGTGATTGCGGTCAACTGGCAGTGA
- a CDS encoding HlyD family type I secretion periplasmic adaptor subunit: MTPEVSTTAPAANAPSVRHPVLELLGRYGAIFKAAWKHRHELAGPRRLSDEAAFLPAALSLQDTPVHPAPRRLAYALIALFLIALIWAIFGQVDIVAVAPGKIIVSERTKIIQPLEVSVVKRVLVRDGDHVEAGQSLVELDPTMATADRTSVNDQLKSMQSEVMRTRALLKALNAAESHAPDLGKAIPSGWSDEDLSSAHAELNDEWSDITAKLAKAAAEINRRQAEIATAREVVTKLETTLPIAKQREADFRQLADQGFMSSHANQDRTRERIEMERDLATQRARLAEANASLRESENTRVAFIAETKHSLRTREGAAELKRQQGTQDLAKAGQRERLTTLKAPVAGTVQQLAAHTEGGVVTEAQPLMVIVPDGAQVTAEVTLDNKDIGFVSPTQEAAIKLETFPYTRYGTVNATVKTVTADAVNDEKRGAIFPVTLNLSSTTIDVDGKPIKLSPGMNLTAEIKTGKRRVIEFLLSPVQRATTESLRER, from the coding sequence ATGACGCCAGAAGTCTCCACGACCGCCCCTGCGGCCAATGCGCCGAGCGTGCGGCACCCCGTCCTCGAGTTGCTGGGGCGTTACGGCGCGATCTTCAAGGCAGCCTGGAAGCATCGCCATGAACTGGCTGGGCCAAGGCGCTTGTCTGATGAAGCGGCCTTCTTGCCAGCAGCCTTGAGCCTGCAGGACACACCTGTACATCCAGCGCCAAGACGGCTGGCCTATGCACTGATCGCCTTGTTCCTCATCGCATTGATCTGGGCCATCTTCGGGCAGGTCGACATCGTGGCGGTGGCGCCGGGCAAGATCATCGTGAGCGAGCGCACCAAGATCATCCAGCCGCTGGAGGTGAGCGTGGTCAAGCGGGTGCTGGTCAGGGATGGAGACCATGTCGAGGCGGGCCAATCGCTTGTCGAGCTCGATCCCACGATGGCCACGGCCGACAGGACGAGCGTCAATGACCAGCTGAAGTCGATGCAGTCCGAGGTCATGCGCACCCGGGCACTCCTGAAGGCGTTGAACGCCGCTGAGTCACACGCTCCAGATCTGGGCAAGGCCATTCCTTCCGGCTGGTCCGATGAAGACTTGAGTTCGGCCCACGCGGAGCTGAATGACGAATGGAGCGACATCACGGCCAAGCTGGCCAAGGCGGCCGCGGAGATCAACCGCCGCCAGGCCGAGATCGCGACTGCGCGGGAGGTGGTCACCAAACTGGAGACCACGCTCCCCATCGCAAAACAAAGAGAAGCCGACTTCCGTCAATTGGCCGATCAGGGCTTCATGTCCAGCCATGCGAACCAGGACCGCACAAGGGAACGCATCGAGATGGAGCGGGATCTGGCCACGCAGCGAGCGAGACTGGCGGAGGCCAACGCCTCGCTGCGCGAGAGCGAAAACACGAGGGTCGCATTCATCGCGGAAACAAAGCACAGCCTGAGAACACGAGAAGGCGCGGCTGAACTCAAGCGACAGCAAGGCACGCAGGATCTGGCCAAGGCGGGTCAGCGAGAGCGGCTCACCACGTTGAAGGCCCCTGTGGCAGGCACGGTGCAGCAGCTTGCCGCGCACACCGAAGGCGGGGTGGTCACGGAGGCGCAACCCCTGATGGTGATCGTGCCCGACGGGGCGCAGGTGACGGCGGAGGTGACGCTGGACAACAAGGACATCGGCTTCGTGAGCCCGACGCAGGAAGCGGCGATCAAGCTGGAGACGTTTCCGTACACGCGCTACGGGACAGTCAATGCCACGGTGAAGACGGTGACGGCGGATGCGGTGAACGACGAGAAGCGCGGGGCGATCTTTCCGGTGACGCTAAACCTGAGCAGCACCACCATCGATGTGGATGGCAAGCCGATCAAGCTGAGCCCGGGGATGAACCTCACGGCCGAGATCAAGACGGGCAAGCGAAGAGTTATTGAGTTCCTGCTCAGTCCTGTTCAGAGAGCAACAACGGAGAGCCTGAGGGAGCGATAG